The Saccharopolyspora gloriosae genome has a segment encoding these proteins:
- a CDS encoding DUF3558 family protein: MKFSRSLVAMSAGLALFGLSSCSLGDSSAGDGGADGGSPTSAAQGSGLESFDPCTFFKPDELTSYGVSTQAKDFTQVSFQPGCSWDGERLSVALQKNADDTVESLEKGGSYDEFTRINVAGRDSARMIVAGGTGTGGCITVVPAGGGIVLYQLSGYMRDSVADPCGEIEKIAGQTASRLPA; the protein is encoded by the coding sequence ATGAAGTTTTCCCGATCCCTGGTTGCGATGTCCGCAGGGCTTGCCCTGTTCGGTCTTTCATCGTGCTCGCTCGGTGATTCGAGCGCTGGCGATGGTGGCGCGGATGGCGGGTCGCCGACTTCGGCCGCACAGGGGAGTGGCTTGGAAAGCTTTGATCCGTGCACGTTTTTCAAGCCGGATGAGCTGACTTCGTATGGCGTTTCCACGCAGGCGAAGGACTTTACTCAGGTCAGCTTCCAGCCTGGTTGCTCATGGGATGGCGAGCGGCTGAGTGTTGCTTTGCAGAAGAATGCCGACGATACTGTCGAGAGCCTTGAAAAGGGCGGCTCGTATGATGAATTTACGCGAATCAATGTCGCTGGTCGGGATTCTGCTCGGATGATTGTCGCAGGTGGAACAGGGACGGGTGGCTGCATCACGGTCGTGCCGGCGGGTGGTGGAATCGTGCTCTACCAGCTCAGCGGCTACATGCGGGACTCCGTTGCCGATCCGTGCGGTGAGATCGAGAAGATCGCCGGTCAGACCGCGTCTCGTTTGCCTGCTTGA
- a CDS encoding DUF2207 domain-containing protein — protein MFRKPGPVVLLVAAAALLGLPATAPAAPEQAPAPPVNVLPGTIATDVQAKLQRDGTLTVTERITVPDGPPVHRTIPLRQRTGEGADRVFTLTDARVDGGEIAVGPDAARLTVLPGEATFDYTVHGAVAEAGDLQEIRWQLSGGWDLPVDRVSASLLAPQVPQDITCLAGPVGGQERCGRFEIGRTRQVHVLEFGLAAGERLDLSMRVPAGAVPSNAMTERRFDPAYAFSLTPAIGVGLAGMGLLLIGGFGVLWHFRGRDVRASSAPPGPVEVLMVSADGTTVFASPDGVLPGQIGTVADERVDLVDVAATVVDLAVRNYLWIEELAGDWRIVRRNDPDSALREYERAVHDVLVGDRRQVLLSELAGRDLAPVREALYAEVVANGWFGRRPDAERNLFWWGGAGLAAAGVLLTALLALTGPLGLIGVAVALGGVALSFAARLMPARTARGSVLVGQIQGLRNHLRKVSVDAIPVADRETAFSRSLPYALVLGEAGPWLEKFAALDPEADGAPGLYWYGATSDLERFRETFPAFAARLCAALGARRGSSGSPEPVTNSVAPR, from the coding sequence GTGTTCCGGAAACCGGGTCCCGTCGTCCTGCTGGTCGCGGCCGCAGCGCTGCTCGGTCTCCCCGCGACCGCTCCAGCCGCACCCGAGCAGGCGCCCGCGCCGCCGGTCAACGTGCTCCCCGGCACCATCGCCACCGACGTGCAGGCCAAGCTGCAACGCGACGGCACGCTCACCGTCACCGAACGGATCACCGTGCCCGATGGTCCGCCGGTGCACCGCACGATTCCGCTGCGGCAGCGCACCGGCGAAGGAGCCGACCGCGTCTTCACCCTCACCGACGCCCGGGTCGACGGCGGCGAGATCGCGGTCGGGCCGGACGCCGCCCGGCTGACGGTGCTCCCCGGCGAGGCGACTTTCGACTACACCGTGCACGGGGCCGTCGCGGAAGCCGGAGACCTGCAGGAGATCCGCTGGCAGCTCTCCGGTGGCTGGGACCTGCCGGTGGACCGGGTGTCGGCGTCGCTGCTCGCCCCGCAGGTGCCGCAGGACATCACCTGCCTCGCCGGACCGGTCGGTGGCCAGGAGCGCTGCGGCAGGTTCGAGATCGGGCGCACCCGGCAGGTGCATGTCCTGGAGTTCGGCCTCGCCGCGGGGGAACGCCTGGACCTGTCGATGCGGGTTCCGGCCGGGGCCGTGCCGTCGAACGCGATGACCGAACGGCGCTTCGACCCGGCCTACGCGTTCTCGCTGACACCCGCGATCGGGGTCGGCCTCGCGGGGATGGGGTTGCTGCTGATCGGCGGATTCGGCGTGCTCTGGCACTTCCGCGGCCGGGACGTCCGGGCATCGTCGGCGCCGCCCGGCCCCGTCGAGGTCCTGATGGTCAGCGCGGACGGCACCACGGTCTTCGCGTCACCGGACGGCGTGCTGCCCGGGCAGATCGGCACCGTCGCGGACGAGCGGGTGGACCTCGTCGACGTCGCCGCCACCGTCGTCGACCTGGCGGTGCGCAACTACTTGTGGATCGAGGAGCTGGCCGGAGACTGGCGCATCGTGCGCCGCAACGATCCGGATTCGGCGCTGCGGGAGTACGAACGCGCCGTGCACGACGTGCTCGTCGGCGACCGGCGGCAGGTGCTGCTCTCGGAACTCGCGGGCCGCGACCTCGCACCGGTGCGCGAAGCGCTCTACGCGGAGGTCGTCGCGAACGGCTGGTTCGGCCGCAGGCCGGACGCCGAGCGCAACCTGTTCTGGTGGGGCGGTGCCGGGCTGGCGGCGGCGGGCGTACTGCTCACCGCGCTGCTGGCGCTCACCGGGCCGCTCGGTCTGATCGGTGTCGCCGTGGCCCTCGGTGGAGTGGCGTTGAGCTTCGCCGCCCGGCTGATGCCCGCGCGCACGGCTCGCGGGAGCGTGCTGGTCGGGCAGATCCAGGGCTTGCGCAATCACCTGCGGAAGGTCTCCGTCGACGCGATTCCGGTCGCGGATCGGGAGACCGCGTTCTCCCGGTCGCTGCCGTACGCGCTGGTGCTGGGCGAAGCCGGGCCGTGGCTGGAGAAGTTCGCCGCGCTCGATCCCGAGGCGGACGGCGCCCCCGGTCTCTACTGGTACGGCGCGACCTCCGATCTCGAGCGTTTCCGGGAGACCTTCCCCGCGTTCGCGGCGAGGCTGTGCGCGGCGCTGGGAGCACGCCGAGGTTCGTCGGGTTCGCCCGAACCGGTGACCAATTCGGTGGCGCCACGCTAA
- a CDS encoding neutral zinc metallopeptidase codes for MTQPPPQPQPPWGERPVGPPPASQPLPQVPQYQAPAQYQGSSQYQGSTQHQGSAQYQGSSQYQGPTQYQNQPQYQDPSAQQQVNQQAGQEPPHYLPPQLPPPAQPQQWGAPPPWQQGYNNPAAPPPQPRKTASGMIIALVITGLFLLGAGTIGVTALSRSGSDASDYETPVNETGDGSANESQAPAAPNSSNEPSPSPSSSAPPTATSNDYTPAARPVAALGDNPINIPGNGAVNTPCPLPPFATDTASQSAFYEAALPCLMAMWEPALQEANLPVLMPDVQTIDGTVASPCGTRTWDQTAMFCPGNNTIYMTARYYADKEGRTDAGVFLGQFAHEFGHAVQSMSGINQAYTAASYDANGTSPAGLELTRRSELQATCYEGMALASLQNGGVHNDIIFAALTDSRGRGDEYNAQPDHGSIATNTAWIDQGFYKNRVTECNTWLAVPDQVD; via the coding sequence ATGACGCAGCCACCGCCGCAGCCGCAACCCCCGTGGGGTGAGCGTCCGGTCGGCCCGCCACCGGCGTCGCAACCATTGCCGCAGGTTCCCCAGTACCAGGCTCCGGCCCAGTACCAGGGTTCGTCGCAATACCAAGGTTCGACGCAACACCAGGGTTCCGCGCAGTACCAGGGTTCGTCGCAGTACCAAGGGCCGACGCAGTACCAGAATCAGCCGCAGTACCAGGACCCTTCGGCGCAGCAGCAGGTGAACCAGCAGGCTGGGCAGGAACCGCCGCACTACCTGCCGCCGCAACTGCCGCCGCCCGCCCAGCCGCAGCAGTGGGGGGCGCCACCACCGTGGCAGCAGGGCTACAACAACCCGGCCGCTCCGCCGCCGCAGCCCCGCAAGACCGCATCCGGAATGATCATCGCGTTGGTGATCACCGGGTTATTCCTGCTCGGCGCAGGCACCATCGGAGTGACCGCGCTGTCCCGATCCGGCAGCGACGCGTCCGACTACGAGACGCCGGTGAACGAGACCGGCGACGGTTCGGCGAACGAATCGCAGGCCCCGGCCGCACCGAACTCGTCGAACGAACCGAGCCCCAGCCCCTCGTCGAGCGCACCACCCACCGCCACGAGCAACGACTACACGCCGGCCGCACGCCCCGTCGCCGCGCTCGGCGACAACCCGATCAACATTCCCGGCAACGGCGCCGTGAACACGCCCTGCCCGCTGCCGCCGTTCGCCACCGACACGGCCTCGCAGTCCGCGTTCTACGAAGCCGCGCTGCCCTGCCTGATGGCGATGTGGGAACCCGCGCTGCAGGAAGCCAACCTTCCCGTCCTGATGCCGGACGTGCAGACCATCGACGGCACCGTCGCAAGCCCCTGCGGCACCCGGACCTGGGACCAGACCGCCATGTTCTGCCCCGGCAACAACACGATCTACATGACGGCGCGCTACTACGCGGACAAGGAAGGCCGCACCGACGCCGGCGTCTTCCTCGGCCAATTCGCGCACGAATTCGGGCACGCCGTTCAGAGCATGAGCGGCATCAACCAGGCCTACACGGCGGCCTCCTACGACGCGAACGGCACCAGCCCCGCCGGACTCGAACTCACGCGGCGCTCGGAGTTGCAGGCGACCTGCTACGAAGGAATGGCGTTGGCCTCGCTGCAGAACGGCGGGGTGCACAACGACATCATCTTCGCCGCCCTCACCGACTCACGAGGCCGCGGCGACGAGTACAACGCCCAACCCGACCACGGCAGCATCGCCACCAACACGGCATGGATCGACCAGGGCTTCTACAAGAACCGAGTAACCGAATGCAATACGTGGCTTGCTGTACCTGATCAGGTGGACTGA
- a CDS encoding TrkA family potassium uptake protein, which translates to MRNPIDERLTDRPDHTLVGVIRMPEVTISPVRSIVRRIIGAVLALAATVAIVYVGRDGYRDSAGGELSLLDVVYYATVSLSTTGYGDITPVSPLARLVNVLVITPLRVLFLIVLVGTTLEVLTERSRQALKIQRWRTKVRDHVVVIGYGTKGRSAVTALLGDGADPQRIVVVDTDHAALETASSLGLVTVNGSGTRSDVLRVAGATRARAIVVAPARDDTAVLVTLTARELAPKAQLVAAVREAENVHLLRQSGADSVVVSSETAGRLLGMATTTPSVVEMFEDLLTPDVGLAIAEREVDPREVGGSPRHLSDIVLGVVRAGELYRVDAPEADAIEDGDRLLYVKKVTPAES; encoded by the coding sequence ATGCGGAATCCGATCGACGAGCGGCTCACCGACCGCCCCGACCACACGCTGGTCGGCGTGATCCGGATGCCCGAGGTCACGATCAGCCCGGTGCGCTCGATCGTGCGCCGGATCATCGGTGCCGTCCTGGCGCTGGCGGCGACCGTCGCCATCGTCTACGTGGGCCGCGACGGCTACCGCGACAGCGCCGGCGGCGAACTGAGCCTGCTCGACGTGGTCTACTACGCCACGGTGTCGCTGTCCACGACCGGATACGGCGACATCACCCCCGTCAGCCCGCTCGCCCGGCTGGTGAACGTCCTGGTCATCACCCCGCTGCGGGTGCTGTTCCTGATCGTGCTGGTCGGTACCACGCTCGAAGTGCTCACCGAACGCTCGCGGCAGGCACTGAAGATCCAACGCTGGAGGACGAAGGTGCGCGACCACGTGGTCGTCATCGGTTACGGGACGAAGGGCCGCTCGGCGGTCACCGCGCTGCTCGGTGACGGTGCCGACCCGCAGCGGATCGTCGTCGTGGACACCGATCACGCGGCGCTGGAAACGGCGTCCTCACTCGGCCTGGTCACCGTCAACGGATCCGGGACCCGCTCCGACGTGCTGCGCGTCGCGGGCGCTACGCGGGCGCGGGCCATCGTGGTCGCCCCGGCCCGCGACGACACCGCCGTGCTAGTCACGCTCACCGCGCGGGAACTGGCACCGAAGGCGCAGCTGGTGGCCGCGGTGCGGGAAGCGGAGAACGTGCACCTGCTGCGCCAGTCCGGCGCCGACTCCGTGGTGGTCTCCAGCGAGACCGCGGGCCGGTTGCTGGGGATGGCGACCACCACGCCCTCGGTGGTGGAGATGTTCGAGGACCTGCTCACCCCGGACGTGGGACTGGCCATAGCGGAACGGGAGGTCGACCCGAGGGAGGTCGGCGGCTCACCCCGGCACCTGTCGGACATCGTGCTGGGCGTCGTGCGCGCGGGCGAGCTGTACCGGGTGGACGCTCCCGAGGCCGACGCGATCGAGGACGGCGACCGGCTCCTCTACGTCAAGAAGGTCACCCCGGCCGAATCGTGA
- a CDS encoding ATP-dependent DNA helicase, whose product MPERISPHRIAQGLGLHPPTPEQAAVIAAPAEPALVVAGAGAGKTETMAARVVWLVANRIVTPEHVLGLTFTRKAARQLADRVRARLRRLAGSGLLDEVDPSGELRNQVLAEEPTVLTYHAYAGRLVGEHGLRIPVEPGARLLTQTASWQLAHRVVSTWTEDLDTEKVPSTVTGYLLSLAGELAEHLVRPEQLREHAERLCRAIEDAPRAKRQRAELPQDLTKIIAAQRLRAALLPLLENYAQQKRREAAMDFADQMSLAALLATDHPEVVAGERERYGAVLLDEYQDTGHAQRVLLRALFGGATAGTDPLPVTAVGDPAQAIYGWRGASAANLPRFTTDFPRAENGAPAPAQRYGLLTSFRNPPEVLSLANAASEPLRAAGLEVDELRARDGAGTGDIRAALVEDVRVERDWVADRIAEQWHAVLDEKGAPPTSAVLVRRRSDMAGLAGALRERGLPVEVVGLGGLLDEPEVRDLVSALRVLVEPLAGSAAMRLLTGARWRLGAADIAALWDRARRLGPAAEETEADSVDDVLPGEHAEQAGLVDALDDPGPPEPYSAAGYERIRSLGKELVQLRRRLDQPLPELVADVERTLLLDIESLARPTGAGRIHLDAFADVVTDFATASPSAPLSALLDYITAAERAEDGLEPGEVEVAEDRVQVLTVHAAKGLEWEVVAVPHLVDQVFPGRRHSGSWLTSVTELPATMRGDAQDLPGFDLDRLNGMDRKEISDELKRHDGEFEDRRLTEERRLLYVALTRSERVLLLSGHWWQEGGKKPKGPSDFLTELADVLRGTGAGDIGQWVDEPVEDAENPLADALRTVQWPVDPLGPRRSAVVAGADLVRAAMVTARNHSSTVDSSVAPDAVAVTAAEVVPPPGDADAPPEDETDLPPDDVDLPPEDPSTLPPGDAGTPPEGESVPPPDDETPDPTPDETAQAPGETDLPPDAEDDELSWARDVDVLLAEREAAAQRREQVELPGHLSVSRLVELAADPESLARRLRRPLPMPPNPMARRGTAFHAWLEHRFTSSALLDLDELPGSADETAPAQDDLTGLQEAFLRGSWAGRVPHKVEVPFETQVSGIVLRGRMDAVFADADGGWTVLDWKTGAVPADDQVSALAVQLAAYRLAWAELAEAPLEKVRAAFHYVRHDTTLRPADLFDADGLRQLIDSVPEPGA is encoded by the coding sequence TTGCCTGAACGGATCAGTCCGCATCGCATCGCGCAGGGGCTGGGGCTGCACCCGCCGACTCCGGAGCAGGCCGCGGTGATCGCGGCGCCCGCGGAACCGGCGCTGGTCGTGGCGGGAGCGGGCGCGGGCAAGACCGAGACGATGGCCGCCCGCGTGGTGTGGCTGGTGGCGAACCGGATCGTCACGCCCGAACACGTGCTGGGCTTGACGTTCACCCGCAAAGCCGCCCGGCAGCTCGCGGATCGAGTGCGGGCTCGGCTGCGGCGACTCGCGGGATCCGGGCTGCTGGACGAGGTGGACCCCAGCGGGGAACTGCGCAACCAGGTGCTCGCGGAAGAGCCGACGGTGCTGACCTACCACGCCTACGCGGGCCGGCTGGTCGGCGAGCACGGGCTGCGGATTCCGGTGGAGCCCGGCGCCCGGCTGCTCACCCAGACCGCGTCCTGGCAGCTCGCGCACCGTGTCGTGTCGACGTGGACGGAGGACCTGGACACCGAGAAGGTGCCCTCCACCGTGACCGGCTACCTGCTGTCCCTCGCCGGTGAGCTCGCCGAACACCTGGTGCGGCCGGAGCAGCTGCGGGAACACGCCGAACGGCTGTGCCGGGCCATCGAGGACGCGCCGCGCGCGAAGCGGCAGCGCGCCGAACTCCCCCAAGACCTCACGAAGATCATCGCGGCGCAGCGGCTGCGGGCCGCGCTGCTGCCGCTGCTGGAGAACTACGCGCAGCAGAAGCGCCGCGAGGCCGCGATGGACTTCGCCGACCAGATGTCGCTGGCCGCGCTGCTGGCCACCGACCATCCGGAAGTCGTCGCGGGCGAACGGGAACGCTACGGAGCGGTGCTGCTCGACGAGTACCAGGACACCGGCCACGCGCAACGGGTGCTGCTGCGGGCGCTGTTCGGCGGAGCCACCGCGGGCACCGACCCGCTCCCGGTCACGGCCGTCGGCGACCCGGCGCAGGCCATCTACGGCTGGCGCGGGGCGAGCGCGGCGAACCTGCCGCGCTTCACCACCGACTTCCCCCGCGCCGAGAACGGAGCACCGGCGCCCGCGCAGCGGTACGGGCTGCTGACGAGCTTCCGCAACCCGCCCGAGGTGCTGAGCCTCGCCAACGCCGCCTCCGAACCGTTGCGCGCCGCCGGACTCGAAGTCGACGAACTCCGCGCCCGCGACGGCGCGGGAACCGGAGACATCCGCGCCGCGCTGGTCGAGGACGTGCGGGTGGAGCGCGACTGGGTCGCCGACCGGATCGCCGAGCAGTGGCACGCGGTGCTCGACGAGAAGGGAGCGCCGCCGACGTCCGCGGTGCTGGTGCGGCGCCGCTCCGACATGGCGGGGCTGGCGGGCGCGCTGCGCGAACGCGGTCTGCCCGTGGAGGTCGTCGGTCTCGGGGGGCTGCTCGACGAACCGGAGGTGCGCGACCTGGTGAGCGCGCTGCGCGTGCTGGTGGAACCGCTGGCCGGTTCGGCGGCGATGCGGTTGCTGACCGGTGCCCGCTGGCGCCTCGGCGCCGCCGACATCGCCGCGCTGTGGGACCGGGCGCGGCGGCTCGGCCCCGCGGCGGAGGAGACCGAAGCGGACTCGGTCGACGACGTGCTGCCGGGGGAGCACGCCGAACAGGCCGGTCTGGTGGACGCGCTCGACGACCCCGGCCCGCCGGAGCCCTACTCCGCGGCGGGATACGAGCGGATTCGGTCGCTCGGCAAGGAATTGGTGCAGCTGCGGCGCAGGCTGGATCAGCCGCTGCCGGAACTGGTGGCCGACGTCGAACGCACCTTGCTGCTGGACATCGAAAGCCTCGCCCGCCCCACCGGAGCCGGCCGCATCCACCTGGACGCGTTCGCCGACGTCGTCACCGACTTCGCCACCGCCAGCCCCTCCGCGCCGCTGTCGGCGCTGCTGGACTACATCACCGCCGCCGAACGCGCCGAGGACGGCCTGGAACCGGGCGAGGTCGAGGTCGCCGAGGACCGGGTGCAGGTGCTCACGGTGCACGCCGCGAAGGGCCTGGAATGGGAGGTCGTGGCGGTTCCGCACCTGGTGGATCAGGTGTTCCCCGGCCGCAGGCATTCCGGTTCCTGGCTGACCTCGGTGACCGAGCTGCCCGCGACGATGCGCGGTGACGCCCAGGACCTGCCCGGTTTCGACTTGGACCGGCTCAACGGCATGGACCGCAAGGAGATCAGCGACGAGCTCAAACGTCACGACGGTGAGTTCGAGGACCGGCGGCTCACCGAGGAGCGGCGGCTGCTGTACGTGGCGCTGACCCGGTCCGAGCGGGTGTTGCTGCTGTCCGGGCACTGGTGGCAGGAAGGTGGGAAGAAACCGAAGGGGCCGTCGGACTTCCTCACCGAGCTGGCCGACGTGCTGCGCGGGACCGGAGCGGGCGACATCGGGCAGTGGGTCGATGAACCGGTGGAGGACGCGGAGAATCCGCTGGCGGACGCGCTGCGCACGGTGCAGTGGCCCGTCGATCCGCTGGGGCCGCGACGCAGCGCGGTGGTCGCGGGCGCCGACCTGGTGCGAGCCGCGATGGTCACGGCGCGAAATCATTCGTCCACTGTGGACTCAAGTGTGGCACCGGACGCGGTGGCGGTCACCGCCGCGGAAGTCGTTCCGCCGCCGGGCGATGCCGACGCGCCCCCGGAGGACGAAACCGACCTGCCGCCGGACGACGTGGACCTGCCGCCGGAGGACCCGTCCACCCTGCCGCCCGGAGACGCCGGCACGCCGCCGGAAGGCGAGTCCGTCCCGCCGCCGGACGACGAGACACCGGACCCGACACCGGACGAAACCGCCCAGGCGCCGGGCGAAACCGACCTGCCGCCCGACGCCGAGGACGACGAGCTGAGCTGGGCGCGCGACGTCGACGTGCTGCTCGCCGAACGCGAAGCCGCCGCGCAGCGCCGCGAACAAGTCGAACTGCCCGGCCACCTCTCCGTGAGCCGCCTCGTCGAACTCGCCGCCGACCCCGAATCCCTCGCCCGAAGGCTCCGCCGCCCGCTGCCGATGCCGCCGAACCCGATGGCCCGCCGCGGCACCGCATTCCACGCGTGGCTGGAACACCGGTTCACCTCCAGCGCACTGCTCGACCTGGACGAACTGCCCGGATCGGCCGACGAAACGGCGCCGGCGCAGGACGATCTCACCGGGCTGCAAGAAGCCTTCCTCCGCGGCTCCTGGGCGGGCCGGGTGCCGCACAAAGTGGAGGTGCCGTTCGAGACCCAAGTGTCGGGAATCGTGCTGCGCGGCCGAATGGACGCGGTGTTCGCCGACGCCGACGGCGGCTGGACGGTGCTGGACTGGAAGACCGGCGCGGTACCCGCCGACGACCAGGTGTCCGCGCTCGCCGTGCAGCTCGCGGCCTACCGCCTCGCGTGGGCCGAACTGGCCGAAGCTCCGCTGGAGAAGGTGCGCGCGGCGTTCCACTACGTCCGCCACGACACGACGCTGCGCCCCGCCGACCTCTTCGACGCCGACGGCCTCCGCCAGCTGATCGACTCCGTTCCGGAACCCGGCGCCTGA
- a CDS encoding helix-turn-helix domain-containing protein: MADELAGKTVGERIQILRERRGKSRPVVAGLVGRSPEWLKAVEKGRLRTPRWEKLVELAGALGVRDVSELTGGPPPPGSTERCSHDVVPVLREAIEETALAVSAEACPTPAALLDRTAEAWALWHSSPTPRKAVGAVLPQIIRDGRRAARVLDGSERREAHIALSAAYALAEQVLAWVSDSALLWLAADRCMTSAELADDPIALAGSAWVLGNVWRATGREEDAVRLVDDAAALLEPRLDAAEDSVRALWGACRLHGSITAARLGREGDALRRLDQAEAMANRLPADYAHPWTLFGRANSAVTSVSVQVDLYRSASAIDAAEQVDPESVPSVDRRARLWLETARAYHQRKDRAATLHVLQRAVRAGEESMRCHPVAREIAGELVPRTLRNRAEHDGMSDSAVPCPRPVRVPIRYRAGEVGEASRVVHTAVWTSSAVYLAMCGAEIDGHRAEVVVSGMPCVPCVRELALRDDRPDRSDRVVATSEEFRLPR, from the coding sequence ATGGCCGATGAGCTCGCAGGGAAGACCGTCGGCGAACGCATCCAGATCCTCCGGGAGCGTCGCGGCAAATCCCGTCCTGTCGTGGCGGGTCTGGTCGGCAGATCGCCGGAGTGGCTCAAAGCCGTCGAGAAGGGGCGTTTGCGGACGCCGCGCTGGGAGAAGCTCGTTGAACTCGCCGGTGCGCTGGGCGTGCGCGACGTATCCGAACTCACCGGGGGACCGCCGCCGCCCGGCTCGACCGAGCGCTGCTCGCACGACGTCGTTCCCGTTCTGCGCGAAGCCATTGAGGAAACCGCTCTGGCGGTGTCGGCGGAGGCCTGCCCGACTCCGGCCGCGTTGCTGGATCGGACGGCTGAGGCCTGGGCGCTGTGGCATTCCTCGCCGACGCCGCGCAAAGCCGTGGGGGCGGTGCTGCCGCAGATCATTCGCGATGGACGCAGGGCGGCCCGAGTGCTCGACGGTTCTGAGCGGCGGGAAGCGCACATCGCGCTGTCGGCCGCTTATGCGCTCGCTGAGCAGGTGCTCGCCTGGGTGTCGGATTCGGCGCTGCTGTGGTTGGCGGCGGATCGGTGCATGACGTCGGCGGAACTGGCCGATGACCCGATCGCGCTGGCCGGATCCGCGTGGGTGCTGGGCAATGTTTGGCGCGCGACCGGCCGCGAGGAGGACGCCGTGCGACTCGTGGACGACGCCGCCGCGCTGCTCGAACCTCGACTGGACGCGGCCGAAGATTCGGTTCGCGCACTGTGGGGAGCGTGCCGGTTGCACGGCTCGATCACCGCCGCGCGGCTGGGACGTGAAGGTGATGCGCTGCGCAGGCTGGATCAGGCCGAGGCGATGGCGAACAGGTTGCCTGCGGATTACGCGCACCCGTGGACCTTGTTCGGCCGCGCCAACAGTGCGGTGACCTCGGTGTCCGTCCAGGTGGACCTGTACCGCTCGGCCAGTGCGATCGACGCCGCCGAGCAGGTCGATCCCGAGTCGGTGCCGTCGGTGGATCGCCGGGCTCGACTGTGGCTGGAAACGGCGCGCGCTTACCACCAGCGCAAGGACCGCGCCGCGACGTTGCACGTCCTGCAGCGCGCGGTGCGCGCGGGGGAGGAGTCGATGCGGTGCCACCCGGTGGCCAGGGAGATCGCCGGTGAGCTGGTCCCCCGGACTCTCCGGAATCGGGCCGAACATGACGGCATGAGTGATTCCGCAGTCCCCTGCCCCCGTCCGGTCCGCGTCCCGATCCGGTACCGCGCCGGTGAAGTCGGCGAGGCGAGCCGGGTCGTGCACACGGCGGTGTGGACGTCCTCGGCTGTCTACCTGGCGATGTGCGGTGCGGAGATCGACGGGCATCGGGCCGAGGTAGTTGTGAGTGGAATGCCTTGCGTGCCCTGCGTTCGCGAGCTCGCGCTGCGCGATGACCGGCCGGATCGAAGCGATCGGGTCGTGGCGACTTCCGAAGAGTTCCGCCTACCGAGGTAG